In Nitrospirota bacterium, the following proteins share a genomic window:
- a CDS encoding SWIB/MDM2 domain-containing protein: MPTKKAAKKSVKKKAAKKAVKKKRTPNAAFMKPMKISDALSSVVGSKPLPRTEVTKKLWQYIKKNKLQDSVNRRMINADANLKAVFRGAGKVSMFEMTKLVNKHLS; this comes from the coding sequence ATGCCAACCAAAAAAGCGGCAAAGAAGTCTGTGAAGAAGAAGGCGGCAAAGAAGGCAGTAAAGAAAAAAAGGACTCCGAATGCAGCGTTCATGAAGCCGATGAAGATCAGCGATGCGCTGTCAAGCGTTGTAGGCAGCAAACCGCTCCCGAGGACAGAGGTAACAAAGAAACTCTGGCAGTATATCAAGAAAAACAAGCTTCAGGACAGCGTCAATAGGAGAATGATCAATGCTGACGCAAATCTGAAGGCGGTGTTCAGGGGTGCAGGCAAGGTCTCAATGTTTGAGATGACCAAACTGGTCAATAAGCATCTTAGTTAA
- a CDS encoding type II toxin-antitoxin system HipA family toxin, which produces MKNTLAVWTAGQRSGIIEQDEEYVFNYLPDVSDRYAVSLTMPVRLQSWTHKTLHPVFQMNLPEGALLAAIKNALAKIARVDDLTLLSVVGTNQIGRNRFTLTEEQSPAFKLSPESLEDILHYPDTGELFNELLQKYAMHSGISGIQPKVLLDAKDRATVHVLSYIVKSWGSDYPYLAANEYFCMKAVRRAGLPTPENFLSDNGKLFVMKRFDMTDAGEYVGFEDMCALQGLGTEDKYTGSYERVVRTINDYVSPRYRQIAREQFFAALALTVMLRNGDAHLKNFGVLYADPTRGGTKLAPVYDIVTTTAYISRDVPALTIGGTKKWWDRKTLEKFATAHCGLSASRAAELISESGDAVQDIKPELKRYIKDHSEFSPVGKGMLKAWEEGVKSLLP; this is translated from the coding sequence ATGAAAAACACTCTGGCTGTGTGGACAGCGGGACAAAGAAGCGGCATCATTGAACAGGACGAGGAATACGTTTTTAATTATCTCCCGGATGTGTCAGACAGGTATGCTGTATCCCTGACCATGCCGGTGCGTCTGCAAAGCTGGACTCATAAGACCCTGCATCCGGTTTTTCAGATGAATCTGCCTGAAGGGGCGCTGTTAGCCGCCATCAAAAATGCGCTTGCAAAAATCGCCCGTGTGGATGATCTGACATTGCTCAGTGTAGTGGGTACGAATCAGATTGGCCGCAACCGTTTTACCCTGACTGAAGAACAATCTCCGGCTTTTAAATTATCGCCGGAGTCGCTTGAGGACATTCTTCATTATCCTGATACAGGAGAACTTTTTAATGAATTGCTGCAAAAGTATGCCATGCATTCAGGTATTTCAGGAATTCAGCCAAAGGTGCTGCTTGACGCTAAAGACCGCGCCACTGTGCATGTTTTATCCTATATTGTCAAATCATGGGGCTCGGATTATCCTTATCTCGCCGCAAACGAGTATTTCTGCATGAAAGCAGTACGGAGGGCAGGTCTGCCTACGCCAGAAAATTTTCTTTCCGATAATGGAAAGCTGTTTGTGATGAAACGGTTTGATATGACGGATGCCGGAGAATACGTTGGATTTGAAGATATGTGCGCGCTGCAGGGGCTTGGGACTGAAGACAAGTACACCGGCAGTTATGAGCGCGTGGTTAGAACAATCAACGACTATGTGTCACCCAGATACCGGCAGATAGCGCGTGAGCAGTTTTTTGCGGCATTGGCGCTTACGGTAATGCTGCGGAACGGCGACGCCCATCTGAAAAATTTCGGCGTGCTGTATGCGGACCCGACAAGGGGGGGAACAAAGCTTGCACCGGTGTATGATATCGTGACGACAACTGCGTATATCAGCAGGGACGTTCCTGCGCTGACTATTGGCGGTACGAAAAAGTGGTGGGACAGGAAAACGCTTGAGAAATTTGCTACAGCGCATTGCGGTCTTTCTGCATCCCGGGCTGCCGAGTTGATAAGTGAATCAGGTGATGCGGTTCAGGACATAAAACCCGAACTTAAGAGATATATAAAAGATCATTCTGAATTTTCTCCGGTCGGCAAGGGTATGCTCAAGGCATGGGAAGAGGGAGTGAAATCTTTATTGCCTTAA
- a CDS encoding helix-turn-helix transcriptional regulator, with the protein MKQLGEKIQGQRKRYKLSQAELAQKTGISRTSLSQLESGAITDIGIRKVMRILEYLGLELTVRPAGAPPTLDELKKEMEAEKRRS; encoded by the coding sequence ATGAAACAATTAGGTGAAAAAATTCAAGGTCAAAGAAAACGTTATAAACTTTCACAGGCAGAGCTTGCCCAAAAGACCGGCATCAGCCGGACTTCGCTCAGCCAGCTTGAAAGCGGTGCAATTACAGATATCGGCATACGGAAGGTCATGAGAATTCTTGAATATCTCGGATTGGAATTGACAGTCCGTCCGGCAGGGGCGCCTCCTACCCTGGATGAACTAAAGAAAGAGATGGAAGCAGAAAAGAGGCGTTCATGA
- a CDS encoding type II toxin-antitoxin system VapC family toxin: MEIVADASAFLAVVLDESNRDWIINKTLEGKIISPEILPYEIGNALIAVRKKGRLTDREVINAYDISQRIAVKLVPVRIHDALKIATRFNIYAYDAYYLQCCIENKLPLISLDDRMCDVARNLNIKVAK, from the coding sequence ATGGAAATCGTAGCGGATGCGAGCGCATTTCTTGCCGTTGTACTTGATGAGTCCAATAGGGATTGGATTATTAATAAAACACTTGAAGGTAAAATAATCTCACCTGAAATTTTGCCATACGAAATCGGGAATGCATTGATTGCAGTCAGAAAAAAAGGACGGCTTACTGATCGAGAAGTAATAAATGCCTATGATATATCTCAGAGGATAGCCGTCAAGCTAGTGCCTGTAAGAATACATGATGCTTTAAAAATTGCTACAAGATTCAATATATACGCTTATGATGCATATTATCTGCAATGCTGCATTGAAAATAAATTGCCGCTCATCAGCCTTGATGACCGCATGTGTGATGTGGCAAGAAATCTTAACATAAAGGTGGCTAAATAA
- a CDS encoding type II toxin-antitoxin system Phd/YefM family antitoxin, with protein sequence MKTYTYSQAREKLSDVLEESKKEEIVIRRRKGDMFSIVPKTPARRSPFDISGLHKNISRKEILEAIRESRERA encoded by the coding sequence ATGAAGACATACACTTACTCTCAGGCCCGGGAAAAATTGTCAGACGTCCTTGAAGAATCTAAAAAAGAGGAAATTGTTATTCGTCGCAGAAAAGGGGACATGTTTTCCATTGTGCCAAAGACTCCTGCTCGCCGCTCACCATTTGACATATCTGGTTTACATAAGAATATTTCACGCAAGGAAATATTAGAGGCTATTCGTGAATCTCGAGAAAGAGCATAA